From a single Toxoplasma gondii ME49 chromosome II, whole genome shotgun sequence genomic region:
- a CDS encoding hypothetical protein (encoded by transcript TGME49_297700), whose amino-acid sequence MYDRRGSTSMRVRQERPQTAGTYTGIRRTRERRAESINALRRGAGRNKDGRKGIIRERCGGKVAARVRFPEPLVARKARRRGREGSNRRYRQSKQKVERFNLSSVEVGCKKTRVPCRAQAQRKVLRKCPPRHAQPESGTHAHTSFRGCRLRVCVLGEEAKTRRRKLDSSHICISQTQHAEWWLPCFSSGTK is encoded by the coding sequence ATGTACGACCGTCGAGGGTCGACGTCAATGCGGGTCCGCCAGGAGCGGCCGCAGACGGCGGGTACCTACACGGGGATCCGCAGAACGCGGGAAAGGCGGGCGGAAAGCATAAATGCACTTCGTCGCGGGGCAGGTCGGAATAAGgacgggagaaagggaaTCATACGGGAGCGTTGCGGTGGAAAGGTCGCGGCGCGCGTGCGTTTTCCCGAGCCGCTAGTCGCGCGGAAGGCAAGACGACGGGGAAGGGAAGGCAGCAACCGCAGATATCGGCAAAGCAAACAAAAAGTCGAACGATTCAACTTGAGTTCTGTGGAAGTTGGCTGCAAAAAAACTCGGGTTCCCTGTCGAGCACAAGCGCAGCGAAAAGTTTTGCGGAAATGCCCGCCAAGGCATGCGCAGCCGGAGTCCGggacacatgcacatactTCTTTTCGGGGGTGCCGACTTCGAGTTTGCGTCCTCGGAGAGGAAGCCAAGACAAGGAGGCGTAAATTGGATTCCTCACACATTTGCATTTCACAGACACAACACGCAGAATGGTGGTTGCCATGTTTTTCTTCAGGGACCAAGTGA